One window from the genome of Paenibacillus azoreducens encodes:
- a CDS encoding glycoside hydrolase family 3 protein has protein sequence MKELTLKEKIGQLIVTGFPGQDLDEATLRLIEDYKIGNIILFAHNVKDKGQLKHLNAKLQEKITEHTGYPALISIDQEGGRVTRLPQDAVNVPGAMAIASTGRPENAYAAGRITAREMRELGINFNLAPVLDINNNKQNPVINVRSYGDTAEVVTEYGLQMLRGLREGGVLAAIKHFPGHGDTAVDSHLGLPSIDKSLEALAELELKPFQAAIDSGAECLTSAHILFPAIEKNQVPATMSRSIITGLLKEKMGYQGLVISDCLEMNAIQKYYGTAEGAIGALKAGVHLLFISHSSRLVKDAVQRIEQAVRSGELPLAIIDEAVEKVLFYKAKYGRIVGGELSAAEHAVNRRAAEAISLESICHVSGELERVKRNASDTIVIGSLPYRPDQASSQIGMDLSFPAEAGAAFGIPYLVTDINPDEQEQERIVAQVKDYQKVVIGLYNGCDHTGQLQLVSRLARAGHRVAAVAFGKPYDLETLDEGVCGLAAFEYTRTAIHSVIRILGGETPPTGRLSLRH, from the coding sequence ATGAAGGAACTAACTTTAAAAGAAAAAATCGGCCAGCTGATCGTAACGGGCTTCCCCGGCCAGGATCTCGATGAGGCGACGCTTCGTCTGATCGAGGACTATAAAATTGGAAATATCATTTTGTTCGCGCATAACGTAAAAGACAAGGGGCAGCTCAAACATCTAAACGCAAAGCTTCAGGAAAAAATCACGGAGCATACGGGTTATCCGGCTTTGATCTCCATAGATCAGGAGGGCGGGCGCGTAACCCGGCTTCCCCAAGATGCGGTCAACGTGCCGGGAGCGATGGCGATTGCTTCAACCGGACGGCCGGAAAATGCTTATGCGGCGGGACGCATTACCGCCCGCGAAATGCGGGAGCTGGGAATCAATTTTAATCTGGCGCCGGTGCTGGATATCAACAACAATAAACAGAATCCGGTCATCAACGTGCGTTCTTACGGGGATACGGCTGAGGTCGTGACCGAATACGGGCTGCAAATGCTGCGCGGTTTGCGGGAAGGCGGCGTGCTGGCCGCGATCAAGCATTTCCCCGGACATGGCGATACGGCGGTGGATTCCCATCTGGGCCTGCCTTCGATCGATAAATCACTGGAAGCGTTGGCGGAGCTTGAATTAAAGCCGTTTCAGGCGGCCATTGACAGCGGTGCCGAATGCCTGACCAGCGCGCATATCCTGTTCCCGGCCATCGAGAAAAACCAGGTTCCGGCCACGATGTCAAGATCGATCATTACCGGTCTGCTAAAGGAAAAAATGGGATATCAAGGGCTTGTTATTTCGGACTGCCTTGAAATGAACGCCATTCAGAAATATTACGGAACCGCAGAAGGGGCCATAGGGGCGTTGAAAGCTGGCGTTCATCTGCTGTTCATCAGCCACTCCTCCCGTTTGGTTAAGGATGCGGTCCAGCGGATCGAGCAGGCGGTCCGGTCCGGCGAACTGCCGCTTGCCATCATTGATGAAGCCGTGGAGAAGGTATTGTTTTATAAAGCGAAGTATGGCCGGATTGTTGGCGGAGAATTGTCTGCGGCTGAACATGCCGTGAACCGGCGTGCCGCAGAGGCGATCAGCCTTGAGAGCATCTGTCATGTGAGCGGAGAATTGGAGAGGGTCAAGCGGAACGCATCCGATACGATCGTGATCGGAAGCTTGCCATACCGTCCCGATCAGGCATCCAGCCAAATCGGCATGGATCTCTCTTTTCCGGCGGAAGCGGGGGCGGCCTTTGGCATTCCGTATCTAGTGACGGATATCAATCCTGATGAACAAGAGCAAGAACGGATTGTGGCACAAGTGAAGGATTACCAAAAAGTGGTAATCGGATTATACAACGGCTGCGACCATACAGGCCAGCTGCAGTTGGTGAGCCGGCTAGCCCGGGCAGGCCATCGGGTTGCGGCGGTTGCTTTTGGCAAGCCGTATGATCTGGAAACGTTGGATGAAGGCGTTTGCGGGTTGGCTGCATTTGAATATACCCGAACGGCCATTCATTCTGTCATTCGCATTCTCGGCGGAGAAACGCCGCCCACCGGCCGACTCAGTCTTCGCCATTAA
- a CDS encoding copper amine oxidase N-terminal domain-containing protein, whose protein sequence is MKGLRVNTKTGIIAFFAFLLITAGFWGARPVEAESASPIKVAVDTKWISFSVDPLIDGGTTLVQMRPLFESMGISLKWDQQKQIITGQKDSMSFTLKVDSSKAVLNGKEITLDKPARVIHGNTLVPLRFVGEATGSVVAWDAPNREITIFTEQMIKQLGLTKEQVEKIVAEHGWSGSGTSPDNNQQPTDPGQKPNQNGTQPPAGAVNLEKLQGMYAGFRTDVGGYECGGTCWDFYTFLPGKKVVVGEPEQGGPETIDCSKQSCNTYTIQSNKLVLNNGKTYSVRVSAQGNLIIDDVELTAVKPVAPGYKLNGGYVFRGFEGLAGANAASSAWEEWITFKADGTFKSDNLTLGTLDTGSASTNSGSGTSGSGTYSISGNTITLQFSGGKTFRYVFFVHAGKNGQPNPLNIQIGSRNFYVDNK, encoded by the coding sequence ATGAAAGGTTTAAGAGTAAATACGAAAACTGGAATTATTGCTTTTTTTGCTTTTTTGCTGATTACAGCCGGTTTTTGGGGAGCGCGGCCGGTTGAGGCCGAGTCGGCTTCGCCAATCAAGGTAGCCGTGGATACGAAATGGATCTCTTTTTCGGTTGATCCGCTGATCGACGGGGGAACGACGCTGGTGCAAATGCGCCCGCTTTTTGAATCGATGGGAATCTCCCTCAAGTGGGATCAGCAGAAACAGATCATAACGGGCCAAAAGGATTCCATGTCCTTCACATTGAAGGTCGACAGCTCCAAAGCGGTGCTGAACGGGAAAGAAATCACATTGGATAAACCAGCGCGGGTCATTCATGGCAATACACTGGTTCCGCTGCGGTTCGTGGGCGAGGCAACGGGGAGCGTTGTAGCCTGGGATGCCCCAAACAGGGAAATCACGATTTTTACGGAGCAGATGATCAAACAGCTCGGACTTACCAAAGAGCAGGTGGAGAAAATAGTTGCCGAGCATGGTTGGTCAGGTTCTGGCACATCGCCGGATAACAACCAACAACCGACCGATCCGGGGCAGAAGCCGAACCAAAACGGAACACAGCCGCCAGCGGGAGCGGTTAATCTTGAAAAGCTGCAGGGAATGTATGCCGGATTTCGCACGGATGTAGGCGGCTACGAATGCGGAGGCACCTGCTGGGATTTTTACACTTTCCTTCCCGGAAAAAAAGTAGTCGTTGGCGAACCGGAGCAAGGCGGGCCGGAGACGATCGATTGCTCCAAACAGTCGTGCAATACGTATACCATTCAAAGTAACAAGCTTGTCTTAAATAACGGAAAAACCTACTCCGTCCGCGTGTCGGCACAAGGAAATCTGATCATTGATGATGTTGAATTAACGGCCGTTAAGCCGGTAGCGCCGGGGTACAAATTAAATGGGGGTTATGTGTTTAGAGGTTTTGAAGGATTGGCTGGAGCCAATGCTGCTTCTTCGGCTTGGGAGGAGTGGATTACCTTTAAAGCGGACGGAACCTTCAAAAGCGATAATTTGACGTTAGGCACGCTTGATACGGGTTCCGCGTCAACCAACTCCGGCTCGGGAACGAGCGGCTCAGGGACTTACAGCATTTCCGGAAATACCATCACGCTTCAATTTTCCGGGGGAAAAACATTCCGTTACGTCTTTTTCGTACACGCTGGAAAAAATGGGCAGCCGAATCCGCTTAATATCCAAATCGGCAGCCGTAATTTTTATGTCGATAACAAATGA
- a CDS encoding PIG-L deacetylase family protein — MSEQKLTILAIGGHVGDAELTAGGVLASHSLKGDKIVTLALTAGERGVPAGQDMAEYRIQKVNEAKAFADMLGGESIVFDIPDGELKDTEEMRLRVCDVIRRVKPNVIITHWKNSMHKDHATTHNIVNDARFFAGLASFERELPAHFAPRLYYAENWEDAVDYKPYIYVDFSKEAFDLWVKATEQHWFVTGSKSFPYLEYYKHLARVRGIEARKEYAETFMVPEETKRVLKSDLF, encoded by the coding sequence ATGAGCGAACAGAAGTTGACGATTTTGGCGATAGGCGGACATGTAGGGGATGCGGAACTGACGGCTGGGGGAGTGCTGGCGAGCCACTCCTTAAAAGGAGACAAGATCGTTACACTCGCTTTGACAGCAGGGGAGCGCGGCGTTCCGGCCGGGCAGGACATGGCGGAATACCGAATTCAAAAGGTGAATGAAGCCAAAGCTTTTGCCGATATGCTGGGCGGTGAATCCATCGTGTTTGATATTCCGGACGGCGAGCTGAAGGATACCGAAGAAATGCGTCTGCGCGTCTGCGACGTCATCCGCCGCGTGAAACCGAACGTCATCATCACGCATTGGAAAAACAGCATGCACAAAGACCATGCGACGACGCACAACATCGTAAACGACGCCCGTTTTTTCGCGGGACTCGCTTCATTCGAAAGAGAACTGCCCGCTCATTTTGCTCCCAGGCTGTATTATGCCGAAAACTGGGAGGATGCGGTTGATTACAAGCCTTATATCTACGTGGATTTTTCCAAGGAAGCCTTTGATCTGTGGGTAAAGGCGACGGAGCAGCATTGGTTTGTGACGGGCAGCAAGTCATTCCCTTATCTTGAATATTACAAACATCTTGCGAGAGTACGCGGCATCGAAGCGCGCAAGGAATACGCCGAAACCTTTATGGTACCGGAAGAAACCAAACGCGTGTTGAAGAGCGACTTATTTTAA
- a CDS encoding stalk domain-containing protein, with amino-acid sequence MKDKLKGLLIGLTIGSMVTGVTAFAAAGTNIQVLLKKIDLYVDGAKTKSADAFIYKGTTYVPVRPLSESIGKQVSLQDNKLYIGKQPAAAISEEQALILVYQKIKKDADKYHLHMMIDSADDNEYSIHVFENFPDHIATYGWFSVNKTTSKVYKMDMITGENKEL; translated from the coding sequence ATGAAAGATAAGCTGAAGGGACTGCTCATCGGTCTTACGATCGGCTCGATGGTCACGGGTGTTACCGCTTTTGCCGCAGCCGGAACAAATATCCAGGTGTTATTGAAAAAAATAGACCTGTACGTAGACGGAGCCAAAACGAAATCAGCGGATGCCTTCATCTATAAAGGAACGACTTATGTACCGGTCCGTCCGCTTTCGGAGTCTATCGGCAAGCAGGTCAGCTTGCAGGACAATAAACTATATATCGGAAAACAGCCGGCTGCGGCCATCAGCGAAGAACAAGCTTTAATTCTGGTTTATCAGAAAATAAAAAAAGACGCTGACAAATATCATCTTCATATGATGATCGACAGCGCCGACGATAACGAATATTCCATTCATGTATTTGAAAATTTCCCTGATCATATAGCCACGTATGGCTGGTTCAGCGTCAACAAAACAACAAGTAAAGTTTATAAGATGGATATGATAACAGGAGAAAACAAGGAGCTGTAG
- a CDS encoding N-acetylglucosamine kinase encodes MKFVAGLDGGGTKTAVTVADERGTVLKTFTSGAINYNGQDEASVGASLKEIVREIGAICSGIEHCAEICVGAAGVSNPTVVSRLTEQIRSSGFQGGLHITGDHETALYGAHLRDYGMILIAGTGSIGLGKNKAGATHRTGGYGHLIDDEGSGYAIGRDLLSALVQAHDGRIPETVITELVYKQLQIATIQEVISFVYDKRTNKKDIAALAPILSAACAAGDPAALCIAEKCASSLLGLVIPMAEALSLQEDSLAVAGSVLLKNIFIQKMFREKLLEHYPKMECIAPKSDASMGAALMALRRLQSN; translated from the coding sequence ATGAAATTTGTAGCCGGTCTGGATGGTGGAGGCACAAAAACAGCTGTAACGGTTGCGGATGAACGGGGGACGGTTTTGAAGACTTTTACCTCGGGAGCCATCAATTATAATGGTCAGGATGAAGCTAGCGTCGGCGCAAGCCTGAAGGAAATTGTACGGGAAATCGGGGCAATCTGCAGCGGGATTGAACATTGCGCGGAAATATGCGTCGGCGCCGCCGGTGTCAGCAATCCCACGGTTGTAAGCAGGTTAACGGAGCAGATCCGGAGCAGCGGTTTTCAAGGGGGGCTTCATATCACCGGTGATCATGAAACCGCCTTGTACGGGGCGCATCTGAGGGATTATGGAATGATTCTGATTGCCGGAACGGGCTCCATCGGTCTTGGAAAAAATAAAGCGGGCGCTACCCATCGCACCGGAGGTTACGGGCATCTGATCGATGACGAAGGAAGCGGCTACGCGATTGGGCGCGATTTGCTGTCGGCACTCGTCCAAGCGCATGATGGGCGAATTCCGGAGACGGTGATTACCGAACTCGTTTACAAACAGCTGCAAATCGCTACAATACAGGAAGTTATTAGCTTTGTTTACGATAAGCGCACGAACAAAAAGGACATTGCCGCGCTGGCGCCGATCCTTTCGGCAGCCTGTGCGGCCGGAGATCCGGCGGCGCTATGCATTGCGGAGAAATGTGCTTCCTCGTTGCTGGGCCTTGTGATTCCGATGGCGGAAGCCCTGTCGCTTCAAGAAGACAGCCTGGCCGTGGCCGGCAGTGTCTTGCTCAAAAACATTTTCATTCAGAAAATGTTCCGTGAGAAACTGCTTGAACATTATCCTAAGATGGAATGCATAGCGCCAAAAAGCGATGCCTCGATGGGCGCTGCATTAATGGCTTTAAGGCGATTGCAATCCAATTAA
- a CDS encoding exo-beta-N-acetylmuramidase NamZ domain-containing protein — MILNGIDTVMEAAHLLKGKKLGLITSPTGLNRHFESTIQILHDNFHLAAMFSPEHGVRGDQAAGAMVDTYTDPITQVPVYSLYRKDSKRLSQEMLDEVDLVVYDIQDVGARYYTFIYTMLYALEDCAKAGKEIVIFDRINPLGGVTVEGNILKPGYESFVGNYPLAVRYGLTAGEVAIMANEQQGWNAKLHVIRCQGWDRDMLFPETGRHWIMPSLGIPRFESALIYPGTCLFEGTNISEGRGTTAPFEIIGAPFIHAEQLAAEMNSLKLPGVMFRPVYFKPSFSKFEGEQCGGVQIHILDCRAVQPLETGVWLLFTIQRNYEQFSFLPPLKENSRPFIDLLAGDSIYRDENVDVPALLEQFRAESREFAKLKTEYHLY, encoded by the coding sequence ATGATTCTGAACGGGATCGACACAGTTATGGAAGCGGCCCATCTGTTGAAAGGGAAAAAGCTTGGACTGATTACATCGCCGACCGGTTTAAACCGGCATTTTGAATCTACGATTCAGATTTTGCATGATAACTTTCATTTGGCCGCAATGTTTTCGCCTGAGCATGGCGTACGCGGGGATCAGGCTGCAGGAGCTATGGTCGATACCTATACCGATCCGATTACCCAAGTGCCTGTATACAGCTTGTACCGCAAAGATTCCAAACGGCTGAGCCAGGAAATGCTGGATGAAGTGGATCTGGTCGTCTACGACATCCAGGACGTAGGCGCACGCTATTATACATTTATTTATACGATGCTGTATGCACTGGAAGACTGCGCGAAAGCAGGGAAGGAGATCGTTATTTTCGACCGGATCAATCCGCTTGGCGGGGTGACGGTCGAAGGCAATATTTTGAAGCCGGGATACGAATCGTTTGTAGGCAATTATCCGCTTGCGGTTCGCTACGGATTGACTGCGGGCGAAGTAGCGATCATGGCGAATGAGCAGCAGGGCTGGAACGCCAAACTGCATGTGATCCGCTGTCAGGGCTGGGACCGCGATATGCTGTTTCCGGAGACGGGGCGCCATTGGATTATGCCTTCCCTGGGGATCCCGCGGTTTGAATCGGCATTGATTTATCCGGGCACCTGCCTGTTCGAAGGCACGAACATCTCCGAAGGGCGCGGGACTACCGCCCCGTTTGAGATCATAGGCGCTCCTTTTATTCATGCGGAGCAGCTTGCGGCCGAAATGAACAGTCTGAAGCTGCCAGGGGTTATGTTCCGTCCGGTATATTTCAAGCCGTCCTTTTCCAAATTCGAAGGAGAGCAGTGCGGAGGCGTACAGATCCATATTCTTGATTGCCGGGCTGTGCAGCCCCTCGAAACCGGAGTTTGGCTGCTGTTCACTATCCAAAGGAACTACGAGCAATTTTCGTTCCTGCCGCCTCTTAAGGAAAATTCAAGGCCGTTTATCGATTTGCTGGCCGGAGACAGCATATACCGCGATGAAAACGTTGATGTCCCGGCCCTGCTGGAACAATTCCGCGCGGAAAGCCGCGAATTCGCCAAGCTGAAAACGGAATATCACTTATATTAA